GGGTTCGCCTCTCGCCGACGGCGCGTCGGAGCGGCCCCCATCAGCTCCCCTCGACGCGGAGCCAGCTCCGCTCCAGCGGCAGCGTCCACGACTCCTCGACGTAGTCGGACGGCTCGACGAAGAGGACGCTCTCGAGGTTGTGCGTCGATCCAACGACCTCGTCGTCCGGTTCCTTCTCCGCGGTAGCGGAGCCCCCCGGAATCGACGACTCGTCGACGACTGACTCCCCGTCCGTGACGGTCCCGTCGACCGGGATCACTTCGCCGGGGCGGATCCGAACCGTGTCGTCCGCCTCGACGTCCTCGATGGGGATCCGGAGGGGTTCCTCGTCGCCGTCGTCGTCGTCGCGAATCACGACCGCCTCGGTGACCTGCCGCCGGATCCCGGGGTTCCGGGAGGGAACGTAGCGATCCTCGATCGGCGTTCGGGCGGGCGCGACGACGATCACGAACTCGCCGAACTGTTTGAACAGCGCGTAGACGACCTCGCCGTCGAGGCGGTATCGGGCCTGCTGCCACTCCAGATCGCCGAGTTCGACGGTTCGGTCGGGCTCGAGAAAGACAGGTCCATCGAGAAGCGAGTCCCGCGCCGCGGCCGCCGCCTCGAAGTCGTCGTATCGCTGGACGTAGATCGGCCAGGAGACGAACTGCTCGGTGTACACCCCGAGCGGCCCCCCGTCGTAGTCGGCCCAGTCGTTGACGACGACCTCGAGTTCGTCGCGTCGGTCCTCGGGAACGGCGACTGGTTCGAACCGTTCGGAGAAGGTGTAGGTCGGCTCCCATCGCGTCGACCCGGCCGGTGAGGCAGCCGGATCGCCGAGCAGTTCCGGATCGTCGCGGTCCTCGACCGCGAACTCGGTGTGGGCGCGGGCCCGGAACCGGACGCCCCGAAGGTAGCGAATGCCGTAGCGCATCTCGCCCACGTACCGGATGGGGCTCAGATAGCGGAACTCGAAGAGGGTATCGTGGACGGGGTCGTCCTCGTCCTCGCGGTCCGGGTCGCCGGCGGCCATGAACTCCACGAGCCGGTTTCGGATCGGGTCCTTCGAGAGGTTCTCCTGGCGAAAAAACAGCCCCCTGAGACGCTCGTAGTACTCCCGGAGCGACTCGAGTTCGTCGTTGAGTGCCGGCCGGTCGCCGCGCTCGCCGAAGCGCTCGACGCGCTCGATGGCCCGGTCGTTGTACGAGCGGACACGGCTCGCGAGCTCGAAGTGCGGTTCGAGCCCCGTCTCGATCGCTTCCTCGACGTAGGTTGTAACGTCTTCGAGGCGTTCGAGATCGCTCTCGCTGATCGCCGTCATGTTTTCGAGTTGGAGGATCGTCTCGACCGCCCGATCGAGCGCGTTCGTGTAGTCGTCGTACACGTCGTCGTACGTCGTGCCGAACCACGCCGCTTCGTCGACGACCCGACGCGTCGCCTCGGCGAGGCTGCCGATCGGTCCCTCGAGCGGGTCCGGGCCGTCGTCCCCGTCGGCCCCGTTCCCGTCGTCTTCTGGGGTCGGTTCCGGCGTCGACTCGTCGCTGGGGCGATTTATATAGACCCCTTCGGTGCTCAGACAGCCCGAAAGCGCCCCCACGAGGGAGACACCGCCGAGGCGGAGCACGTCGCGACGTTCCGCAGGCATGATTCGACGGACGGCGGCCATATATATATGGCTTTGTGAGACGGACGCAGCGAACCGGTCGCCACCGGGTGCCG
The genomic region above belongs to Natronomonas moolapensis 8.8.11 and contains:
- a CDS encoding P-type ATPase, with product MPAERRDVLRLGGVSLVGALSGCLSTEGVYINRPSDESTPEPTPEDDGNGADGDDGPDPLEGPIGSLAEATRRVVDEAAWFGTTYDDVYDDYTNALDRAVETILQLENMTAISESDLERLEDVTTYVEEAIETGLEPHFELASRVRSYNDRAIERVERFGERGDRPALNDELESLREYYERLRGLFFRQENLSKDPIRNRLVEFMAAGDPDREDEDDPVHDTLFEFRYLSPIRYVGEMRYGIRYLRGVRFRARAHTEFAVEDRDDPELLGDPAASPAGSTRWEPTYTFSERFEPVAVPEDRRDELEVVVNDWADYDGGPLGVYTEQFVSWPIYVQRYDDFEAAAAARDSLLDGPVFLEPDRTVELGDLEWQQARYRLDGEVVYALFKQFGEFVIVVAPARTPIEDRYVPSRNPGIRRQVTEAVVIRDDDDGDEEPLRIPIEDVEADDTVRIRPGEVIPVDGTVTDGESVVDESSIPGGSATAEKEPDDEVVGSTHNLESVLFVEPSDYVEESWTLPLERSWLRVEGS